From a region of the uncultured Draconibacterium sp. genome:
- a CDS encoding 2-oxoacid:ferredoxin oxidoreductase subunit beta: MTDVKYTIKDFKSENEVRWCAGCGDFAIINAVQRTMAGMGIPKEKFAVISGIGCSSRFPYYMSTFGFHTIHGRATAVASGVKAANPELSVWVMTGDGDSMAIGGNHFIHLIRRNIDLNVVLFNNRIYGLTKGQYSPTSDRGFVSKTSPFGTVEDPFVPGQLVIGARGSFYARSIDGNLKLSQSIFEKAAEHKGTSVVEVLQNCVIFNNGIHNEITDPNHRADRQLVLEHGKPMLFGAENEKGLAFENGKLKVVKIGENGVTEDDILVHDAMEVDPTLHLALINMALPDFPVAFGVIRAVPAPVYDVEMEAQIKEVQQTRKVSCVDELLNSGNTWEVTGNPNGSSKKCI, encoded by the coding sequence ATGACTGATGTAAAATATACAATAAAAGACTTTAAAAGCGAGAACGAAGTTCGTTGGTGTGCGGGGTGTGGCGACTTTGCCATTATTAATGCCGTACAGCGTACCATGGCCGGAATGGGAATTCCAAAAGAGAAATTTGCCGTAATTTCGGGGATTGGTTGTTCATCGCGTTTCCCATATTACATGAGTACTTTTGGTTTCCACACTATTCATGGCCGGGCAACTGCAGTTGCATCGGGAGTGAAAGCTGCCAACCCTGAACTGAGTGTTTGGGTAATGACAGGCGACGGTGACTCGATGGCCATTGGTGGTAACCACTTTATTCACCTGATTAGAAGAAATATTGATTTAAATGTGGTGCTGTTTAACAACCGCATTTATGGACTAACCAAAGGACAATACTCGCCAACTTCCGACCGTGGTTTTGTTAGTAAAACCTCACCGTTCGGAACTGTTGAAGATCCGTTTGTCCCCGGGCAATTGGTGATTGGAGCACGTGGTTCATTCTATGCCCGGTCAATCGATGGAAACCTGAAACTGAGCCAGTCGATCTTCGAAAAAGCTGCAGAGCATAAAGGAACATCTGTAGTTGAGGTACTTCAAAACTGTGTGATTTTTAACAACGGTATTCACAATGAGATTACCGATCCTAATCATCGCGCCGACCGACAACTGGTTCTTGAACATGGAAAACCAATGCTGTTTGGAGCTGAAAACGAAAAAGGTTTGGCATTCGAGAATGGCAAACTAAAAGTAGTTAAGATCGGTGAAAACGGGGTGACTGAAGATGATATCCTTGTTCACGACGCAATGGAAGTTGATCCAACGCTGCATTTGGCGCTAATCAATATGGCTTTGCCCGATTTTCCGGTAGCATTTGGTGTGATTCGTGCAGTACCTGCTCCTGTTTACGATGTGGAAATGGAAGCACAAATTAAAGAAGTACAGCAAACACGAAAAGTAAGTTGTGTAGATGAGTTATTAAACTCTGGAAATACCTGGGAAGTAACCGGAAATCCGAACGGCTCAAGTAAAAAATGTATTTAA
- a CDS encoding FecR domain-containing protein translates to MKELIEKYLEGHASAGEQMRLLKWIRNKENRIVFNSSRLGWNKSQQNKPLPEGSEKSWLNIQDQMLQKSFKRWQYSDKVNLMVRIAAIFFFVLSLGGGAYIVSTTKKTEVWYSEIEAENGQISKVKLPDGSMVWLNSGSKISYNNMFAANNRDVILEGEAYFEVQTNEDLSFVVNSGEIQVKVHGTKFNVEAYPGSENIDVVLESGKVQLLSPKVASFQYFLSPGEKASFVKSNHQLNISEVNTGKYTSWKDGMLNIYNQPLAEVVKRLEKRYNQEFEYAEELKDFRFTFTIKNEPLDEIITIMEKIAPIETYQQNNVVVFTLNQKKNRELSR, encoded by the coding sequence ATGAAAGAGTTAATAGAAAAATATTTGGAAGGGCATGCATCGGCAGGCGAGCAGATGCGTTTGTTGAAATGGATTCGAAACAAAGAAAATCGCATAGTTTTTAATAGTTCTAGGTTAGGTTGGAATAAAAGTCAGCAAAATAAACCGCTTCCGGAAGGAAGTGAAAAGAGCTGGCTGAATATTCAAGATCAGATGTTACAAAAAAGTTTCAAAAGATGGCAGTATTCTGATAAGGTGAACCTAATGGTTCGGATTGCCGCCATCTTCTTTTTTGTGTTGAGTCTTGGCGGGGGAGCTTACATTGTTTCAACAACTAAAAAGACAGAAGTTTGGTATTCTGAGATTGAAGCAGAAAACGGACAGATTTCAAAAGTAAAACTGCCCGATGGTTCGATGGTTTGGTTAAACTCCGGATCGAAAATAAGCTATAATAACATGTTTGCAGCGAATAACCGCGATGTAATATTGGAAGGTGAAGCCTATTTTGAGGTGCAAACGAATGAGGATCTTTCGTTTGTGGTAAATAGCGGTGAGATACAGGTAAAAGTTCACGGAACAAAATTTAATGTGGAGGCTTATCCCGGTTCGGAGAATATCGACGTTGTATTGGAATCAGGGAAAGTTCAGCTTTTAAGCCCAAAAGTGGCTTCGTTCCAGTATTTTCTTAGCCCCGGAGAAAAAGCATCGTTTGTAAAATCAAACCATCAACTAAATATAAGCGAGGTAAATACAGGTAAATATACCTCGTGGAAAGACGGTATGCTGAATATTTATAATCAGCCGCTTGCAGAGGTTGTAAAACGATTGGAGAAAAGATACAATCAGGAATTTGAGTATGCTGAAGAGTTAAAGGATTTCCGTTTTACATTCACTATCAAAAACGAGCCGCTTGATGAAATTATAACAATAATGGAAAAGATTGCGCCAATTGAGACGTATCAACAAAATAATGTAGTCGTATTCACACTTAACCAAAAAAAAAATAGAGAATTGTCGAGGTAG
- a CDS encoding RNA polymerase sigma-70 factor — translation MFDIQTSNSLKKGDPSAYKDVFRVLYPRLKGYCKLFIPDDNKVEDLIQETFITLWEKRNSIKPDRSIESYLFVILRNNCLNYLRNEKLEKNTSYVNIEEVSELQYLYQIDLLGKEEKSLEEQLVESFQEAVDELPDKMRQVFTLCKIEGRKQKEVAEEMGISIKMVEKHIAKAKEQIRKKLVDQYPLLIILITMLLDK, via the coding sequence ATGTTCGATATTCAAACCAGCAATAGCCTAAAAAAAGGGGACCCGTCTGCTTATAAAGACGTATTCCGTGTGCTTTATCCTCGTCTAAAAGGATATTGCAAATTGTTTATTCCCGATGATAATAAAGTTGAAGACCTCATACAGGAAACCTTTATTACGCTTTGGGAAAAACGCAATTCTATAAAACCTGACCGTTCCATAGAAAGCTACCTTTTTGTAATTCTGCGCAACAACTGCCTGAATTATCTACGAAACGAAAAACTGGAAAAAAACACTTCTTATGTTAATATTGAGGAAGTAAGCGAGCTTCAGTATTTATACCAGATCGACCTTTTGGGTAAAGAAGAAAAAAGTTTGGAGGAGCAGCTTGTCGAGTCGTTTCAGGAAGCAGTGGATGAGCTGCCCGATAAAATGAGACAGGTATTTACGCTGTGTAAGATTGAAGGCAGAAAGCAAAAAGAAGTAGCGGAGGAAATGGGAATTAGTATAAAAATGGTGGAGAAGCACATTGCTAAAGCAAAGGAGCAGATCAGGAAAAAATTGGTTGATCAATACCCGTTACTTATCATTCTTATAACCATGCTACTCGATAAGTAG
- a CDS encoding SusC/RagA family TonB-linked outer membrane protein translates to MKLTILFFLVGLMHVSASVYSQSTKLTLEMRNKKVVDVLDEIENQSEFRFAYSPELIDINRKVSVNLNEKDIEESLSVLFNGTSVSYVVRDRHIMLYPGEMTGENPASGVQQNSVSGKVTDESGMPLPGATVFIKGTTSGTVTNMDGEFLLNDVKPESTIVFSFVGMLSQEIVVGTQTQINVELAADAIGIEEVVAVGYGSLQKKELTSAVTSVSSKDLLQGAFNSPVQMLDGKVAGVSISNVASADPNRSADIQVRGASSIDAGNGPLIIIDGMPGGDLRNIAQQDIESMTVLKDGAAAAIYGSRAANGVILVKTKQGKSGDVIVTYDSYIDHDVVAKKPDILSPEEFLSHEIDVDRGARTDWYDELINKDNFGQNHFISAAGGTDNTIFRVSVNYRDKSAIDITSQRKETGIRASFKQIALDGFLELSGNLSYKDADEDYTNYGVFQQAVKLNPTIPVYDENEPGGYYRMYGYATYNPVQDLKERINRADQEYSIIDMNVKLNLLPNLTTELKLARQKHDKLGQEYYYSTSKESVDNNRTGRARQSNEKWEDNTLEWIANYYTTIDKHNIKLMGGYSYQEFNNTGFWAENMDFPSDAFLYNNLDAGQWNLEEGRLGMDSWKSKEKTIAFFGRANYNFDDVLLFMGSVRYEGNTKFGTENKWGMFPSASAAWRVSKMSWLEDASFVDDLKVRLSYGETGRSGFNRYSSLARYQGFGRWQNDEGEWIQVYGPANNPNPDLRWEKQLSYNLGVDFTLFDNTLSGSLDAFIRKGKDVISNYDAPLPPFLHDQIFTNVASTSSKGVEAVVTWNAVNKADFTYRTNVTASYIRSQLDKFSNGTFNKGYMDRYHLPSPGNPGPAQRLEDDTEIGSFYGYKYAGVNEEGKIMIWRDGKVGTEKVIASSEGKETDKTYIGHGAPRLQLGWSNSFTYKNFDMMLHFTGRFDYQILNTYQMYYGLVAEPGVNLLKDAYGRNAEITSGKVVCDYFLENGDYLKLDNLTIGWSPKVFNKYIRSFRVYGTVKNVFTLTGFSGLDPTSVASSGLEPGILSLDVYPVTRNYTIGVQVSF, encoded by the coding sequence ATGAAATTAACTATTCTATTTTTCCTGGTTGGCTTAATGCACGTAAGTGCAAGTGTTTACAGCCAATCGACAAAACTTACGCTTGAGATGCGTAACAAAAAAGTGGTGGACGTTCTTGATGAGATTGAAAATCAATCAGAGTTTCGTTTCGCCTACAGTCCCGAACTGATCGATATTAATCGAAAAGTATCGGTAAATCTTAATGAGAAAGACATTGAGGAAAGCCTGAGTGTGTTGTTCAACGGTACTTCTGTATCGTACGTAGTTCGCGACAGGCACATTATGTTGTATCCTGGCGAAATGACTGGCGAAAATCCAGCTTCTGGCGTGCAGCAAAACTCGGTTTCAGGTAAAGTAACCGACGAGAGCGGTATGCCTTTACCCGGAGCAACAGTTTTTATTAAAGGAACAACAAGTGGAACAGTTACAAACATGGACGGTGAGTTCTTATTGAATGATGTAAAACCGGAGAGTACTATTGTTTTTTCTTTCGTAGGTATGCTTTCGCAGGAAATCGTTGTGGGAACACAAACACAGATCAATGTGGAATTAGCTGCTGATGCAATCGGTATTGAGGAAGTTGTAGCTGTTGGTTATGGTTCGTTGCAGAAAAAAGAACTTACAAGTGCTGTAACCAGTGTTTCAAGTAAAGACCTGTTACAAGGTGCTTTTAATAGCCCTGTTCAAATGCTTGATGGAAAAGTTGCAGGTGTTTCAATTTCTAATGTGGCTTCAGCCGATCCAAACCGTAGCGCTGATATCCAGGTGCGTGGAGCTTCTTCTATTGATGCAGGGAACGGCCCGCTTATCATTATTGATGGTATGCCTGGTGGTGACCTGAGAAATATTGCACAACAAGACATTGAGTCGATGACTGTGCTTAAAGATGGTGCGGCAGCTGCAATTTATGGTTCGCGTGCTGCTAACGGTGTAATCCTCGTTAAAACAAAACAAGGTAAATCGGGTGATGTAATTGTTACTTACGATAGTTACATTGATCATGATGTGGTTGCTAAAAAACCAGACATCTTATCTCCTGAAGAATTCCTGTCGCACGAAATTGATGTTGATCGTGGAGCACGTACTGATTGGTATGATGAGCTAATTAATAAAGACAATTTTGGTCAAAATCATTTTATTTCGGCTGCAGGTGGTACCGATAACACCATATTCCGTGTTTCAGTTAACTATCGCGACAAGTCGGCTATCGATATTACATCACAACGAAAAGAAACAGGTATACGTGCCAGTTTCAAACAAATTGCGCTTGACGGCTTTCTTGAACTTTCAGGAAATCTTTCATACAAAGATGCTGATGAAGATTATACCAACTATGGTGTATTTCAACAAGCGGTTAAATTGAACCCAACCATTCCGGTTTACGACGAGAATGAACCTGGCGGGTATTATAGAATGTATGGTTACGCTACCTACAATCCTGTTCAAGACCTGAAAGAACGTATAAACAGAGCTGATCAGGAGTATTCGATTATCGACATGAATGTGAAGCTTAACCTGTTGCCTAATTTAACGACCGAGTTGAAACTGGCCCGCCAGAAACACGATAAACTAGGGCAGGAATACTACTATTCAACATCAAAAGAGTCGGTTGACAACAACCGCACAGGACGTGCTCGTCAGAGTAACGAAAAGTGGGAAGACAATACTTTGGAGTGGATTGCAAACTATTACACTACCATCGACAAGCACAACATTAAATTGATGGGTGGATATTCGTACCAGGAATTCAATAATACAGGATTCTGGGCAGAAAACATGGATTTCCCATCGGATGCTTTTTTATACAACAACCTTGATGCAGGTCAATGGAATCTGGAAGAAGGTCGTTTAGGTATGGACTCATGGAAATCAAAAGAAAAAACAATCGCTTTCTTTGGCCGTGCCAACTATAATTTCGACGATGTACTTTTGTTCATGGGATCGGTGCGTTACGAAGGTAACACCAAGTTTGGTACCGAGAATAAATGGGGTATGTTCCCATCAGCTTCAGCTGCTTGGCGTGTATCAAAAATGTCGTGGTTGGAAGATGCCAGTTTTGTAGATGATTTAAAAGTACGTTTATCGTATGGTGAAACCGGACGTTCAGGATTTAATCGTTATTCTTCGTTAGCTCGTTACCAAGGGTTTGGAAGATGGCAAAACGATGAAGGTGAGTGGATTCAGGTGTATGGCCCTGCCAATAACCCTAACCCAGACTTAAGATGGGAAAAACAATTGTCGTATAACCTTGGTGTTGACTTTACTTTGTTTGACAATACACTGTCGGGAAGTTTGGATGCCTTTATTCGTAAGGGTAAAGACGTTATTTCAAACTACGATGCACCGTTACCTCCGTTCCTTCACGACCAGATCTTTACCAATGTTGCTTCTACCAGCTCAAAAGGTGTTGAAGCGGTAGTAACCTGGAACGCGGTTAATAAAGCGGATTTCACTTATAGAACAAACGTTACGGCCTCTTATATCCGTTCGCAGCTTGATAAGTTCTCTAACGGTACATTTAATAAAGGGTATATGGATCGTTATCACCTGCCTTCTCCAGGTAACCCGGGTCCTGCGCAACGTCTTGAGGATGACACTGAAATTGGTAGTTTCTATGGCTATAAATATGCAGGTGTTAACGAAGAAGGCAAAATTATGATCTGGAGAGACGGAAAAGTTGGAACAGAGAAAGTAATTGCTTCTTCTGAAGGTAAAGAAACCGATAAAACATACATCGGACATGGTGCTCCTCGTTTACAGTTGGGTTGGAGTAACTCGTTTACTTACAAGAATTTTGACATGATGCTTCACTTTACCGGTCGTTTTGATTATCAAATCCTGAATACTTATCAAATGTATTATGGTTTGGTAGCAGAGCCTGGAGTAAACCTCTTGAAAGATGCTTATGGTCGAAATGCTGAAATTACATCAGGAAAGGTAGTTTGTGACTATTTCCTTGAAAATGGTGATTACCTGAAACTGGACAACCTGACTATCGGTTGGTCGCCTAAAGTTTTCAACAAATACATCCGTAGTTTCAGGGTGTACGGAACTGTGAAAAATGTATTCACACTCACCGGATTCTCAGGACTTGATCCAACATCAGTAGCTAGTTCAGGATTGGAACCGGGAATTCTTAGTCTGGACGTATATCCTGTAACAAGAAATTATACAATTGGTGTTCAGGTATCGTTTTAA